The proteins below come from a single Panicum hallii strain FIL2 chromosome 7, PHallii_v3.1, whole genome shotgun sequence genomic window:
- the LOC112899547 gene encoding uncharacterized protein LOC112899547: MFSDRGNFQTEILTFEVVDFEGSYHAILGHLCYAKFMAVPNYTYLKLNMLGPNGVIMVSGSFEQAYAYRWEHFELDITIAIFAELKRLRVMVVEGIPDRNEQTPSCAFCPTEDTNAVEVDPSELTKTMRIRTQLPTK, encoded by the coding sequence ATGTTCAGCGACCGCGGCAACTTCCAGACCGAGATCCTGACCTTCGAGGTGGTGGACTTTGAGGGATCATACCACGCCATACTCGGGCATCTGTGCTACGCCAAATTTATGGCGGTCCCCAACTACACCTACCTCAAGCTGAACATGCTAGGACCGAATGGCGTCATCATGGTGAGCGGCTCCTTCGAGCAGGCGTACGCCTACAGATGGGAGCACTTCGAGCTCGACATTACCATCGCCATCTTTGCTGAGCTCAAAAGGCTCCGCGTGATGGTGGTGGAAGGCATTCCCGATCGCAATGAGCAGACTCCATCCTGCGCCTTCTGCCCGACTGAGGATACCAATGCGGTCGAGGTCGACCCTAGTGAACTGACCAAGACCATGCGGATCAGGACCCAGCTCCCgaccaaatag